A stretch of Plectropomus leopardus isolate mb chromosome 24, YSFRI_Pleo_2.0, whole genome shotgun sequence DNA encodes these proteins:
- the LOC121963051 gene encoding eukaryotic translation initiation factor 5B-like — protein sequence IDGLQSQYEKHKEVSTSQGVKILGKDLEKTLAGLPLLVARKDDETPVLRDELIRELKQTLSCIKLEEKGVYVQASTLGSLEALLEFLRTSKVPYAGINIGPVHKKDVMKASAMLEHDPQYAVILAFDVKVERESQEMADSLGVRIFSAEIIYHLFDAFTKYREDYKKAKQDEFKHIAVFPAKLRVLPQFIFNSRDPIVMGVSIEAGVLRQGTPLCVPSKGFVDIGVVTSIEMNHKSVDMAKKGQEVCIKIEPIPGESPKMYGRHFEATDIIVSKITRASIDALKNWFRDEMQKTDWQLIMELKKTFEII from the exons attgatggacTGCAGAGCCAGTACGAGAAGCACAAGGAGGTGTCGACGTCTCAGGGCGTCAAGATTCTGGGGAAAGACCTGGAGAAGACGCTGGCGGGGCTCCCCCTGCTGGTGGCTCGCAAGGACGACGAGACCCCCGTCCTgagg GACGAACTGATCCGGGAGCTCAAACAGACGCTGAGCTGCATCAAGCTGGAGGAGAAAGGCGTTTACGTGCAGGCGTCCACACTGGGCTCCCTGGAGGCGCTGCTGGAGTTCCTGCGCACGTCTAAAGTCCCC TATGCTGGGATCAACATCGGTCCGGTTCACAAGAAGGATGTGATGAAGGCGTCGGCGATGCTGGAGCACGACCCGCA GTACGCGGTGATTTTGGCGTTTGACGTGAAGGTGGAGCGGGAGAGTCAGGAGATGGCCGACAGTCTGGGAGTTCGGATCTTCTCGGCCGAAATCATCTACCATCTGTTTGACGCTTTCACGAAGTACCGAGAGGACTACAAGAAGGCCAAACAGGACGAGTTCAA GCACATCGCCGTCTTCCCGGCAAAGCTGCGAGTCCTTCCTCAGTTCATCTTTAACTCCAGAGATCCCATCGTCATGGGCGTCTCCATCGAGGCCGGCGTCCTGCGACAAGGGACGCCGCTCTGCGTCCCCAGTAAAGGG TTTGTGGACATCGGCGTGGTCACCAGCATCGAGATGAACCACAAGTCCGTGGACATGGCCAAGAAGGGCCAGGAGGTCTGCATCAAGATCGAGCCCATCCCCGGGGAGTCGCCCAAAATGTACGGACGCCACTTTGAGGCCACCGACATCATCGTCAGCAAG atcACGCGAGCGTCCATCGACGCTCTGAAGAACTGGTTCAGAGACGAGATGCAGAAAACGGACTGGCAGCTGATCATGGAGCTGAAGAAGACCTTCGAGATCATCTGA
- the LOC121963050 gene encoding protein EFR3 homolog B-like, whose protein sequence is SAQHAQRLYRHVYLTCKEESSGRGHYQALFTLLAVVSLELANEEVVVDLIRLVLALQELALSNQECLSVFNRCGVHAVCAAFLHLLSQLGPPPPLHQHVTQVIESRQSAAPHLLPEDALCDKPRLPDEELKVDAAFLFVQSEICEALTGSSYGAHSERLNTPYTPQITDEDRLSKRKSIGDVISLQIDMDPPTCPETQQKPQTEQITFETLKNAIEDRGSVEEEERRRRMQLVERFQTAPFEEIAAHCGARTLLQSKLDQVFDLIIRPPPSPSGHSPPRSTPLYEMKFPDLCVY, encoded by the exons TCTGCGCAGCACGCTCAGCGGCTGTACCGCCACGTCTACCTCACCTGTAAGGAGGAGAGCAGTGGGCGGGGCCACTACCAGGCCCTCTTCACCCTGCTGGCTGTGGTCAGTCTGGAACTGGCCAATGAGGAGGTTGTGGTGGACCTGATCCGCCTGGTCCTCGCCCTGCAG GAGCTTGCGCTGTCCAATCAGGAGTGTCTGTCCGTGTTCAACCGCTGTGGCGTTCATGCCGTCTGCGCCGCCTTCCTCCACCTGTTGTCGCAGCTcggacctcctcctcctctgcaccaACACGTCACACAG gtgattGAGAGTCGTCAGAGCGCCGCGCCTCACCTGCTGCCTGAGGACGCTCTCTGTGACAAACCCAG GCTGCCAGACGAGGAGCTGAAGGTGGACGCAGCCTTTCTGTTTGTCCAGTCAGAGATCTGCGAGGCTCTGACAGGAAGCAGCTATGGCGCACACTCGGAGCGCCTCAACACGCCGTACACGCCTCAGATAacag ACGAGGACCGTCTGTCCAAGAGGAAGAGTATCGGGGACGTCATCTCTCTGCAGATAGACATGGACCCTCCCACCTGTCCTGAGACGCAGCAG aaaCCTCAGACGGAGCAGATCACCTTCGAGACGCTGAAGAACGCCATCG aggacagagggagtgtggaggaggaggagaggaggaggaggatgcagcTGGTGGAGAGGTTTCAGACGGCTCCGTTTGAGGAGATCGCCGCTCACTGTGGAGCCAGG ACCTTGCTTCAGTCTAAACTGGATCAGGTCTTTGATTTGATCATCCGTCCTCCTCCGTCTCCGTCTGGACACTCGCCGCCTCGTTCGACTCCTCTGTACGAGATGAAGTTTCCCGACCTGTGTGTCTATTAG